ATGCAACTATAGAAGATATATCCAGATATACTGGAAACCCTAAAGAACTAGAAAAGATGGAACAAATAGCTAACTTTTGTTGGGATAGAGATATAGAATATTTTTCTTTATCTAATTGTAGTAAAGAAATAGCAAGAGATTTTACAGACTACCTAATACAAGTAGCCATATCTTTAGATATACCTCTTACGGATTTAGCTATAAATAGAGCAGAGGACATAGACAGGTACTTATGGATATGCTTAGATAAACGAATATGTTGTATATGTGGAAGAAAAGGAGAGATACATCATGTCCAAGCTATAGGTATGGGAAGAGATAGAAAAAAGGTAGATGATTCAGAGTATTTAAAAATGTGTCTATGTAGGGAACATCATATAGAGTATCACAAAACTGGTAGAGTAAACTTTGAGAATAAACACCATGTTCACGGAGTTAAATACAAGGAGGATTGAGTTTGCAAATAAAAGACAGCTACTACAAATCTACAGAAAAACTTCTATATAATTATAATATGTTAAAAGTAAGTATAGAAAATATGAATGCTGAAATAAGAGAATTAGAGAGTGAATCGGGAGTTACATCTATAGATTATGAAAGCGAAAAAATAGCTCCTACAAACAAAATAGGCAATCCTACAGAAGAAGTTGCAATAAAAAATATAACATCAATTGATTTGCTTAAGAAAAGAATAGAAAAGACACAGGATAAGATAGATAAGATGGATAGGGCTATTGAAAAATTAAGTGAATCAGAAAAACAAATAATAACTATGAGATACATAGACGGTAAACAATGGTTTGAAATAGCATATGAAGCTAATTACAACGAAAGATGGTGTAAAGAATTAAGAAAAAGGGCAATTAAAAAACTAACAATAGGAGTATATGGGTACACAGCACTTATCGAGCACCAATTTATAGAAAACATATAGTACAATAGTATTGTGGAGTAGTAAACAGAACATAGAAATAGAAGATTAACAATTTCATATCCATAATACCCCTTTCAACCCTGTTTTATTTAAATAGGGTTGTTTTTTATATAAAGAGGTGGATAGGTTTAAAGATTAATAAGAAAGCTATCTAGTTTGTGTACTAGGTAGCTTTTATTATGCATATAGCAAGGAGTGAATATATGTTTTGAAAGAAGAACATAAATGCAAGAGGTGTATGTGGGGACATTGGTTAGAAGATAAGGTATTTTGCATATTACCTAGATGTGTAAAAGAGAAAAGAAAAAAGAGGGCTAACAATTAACCCTCTTTATCACTAAGCCTAGATAATACATCAGACTTAAAAAATATTCTATCACGAGGAAATACTTTAATCGGAACTAACTTTTTCCTTCTGACTAGGTCGTCTATGTTTTGCCTGGTACAATCTAAT
The window above is part of the Gottschalkia purinilytica genome. Proteins encoded here:
- a CDS encoding putative HNHc nuclease, encoding MFYHSQIKAIKETREGTELIIKIPEKIKDKLSSWKEKGALTADIRFNDNRYINREQQKRIYATIEDISRYTGNPKELEKMEQIANFCWDRDIEYFSLSNCSKEIARDFTDYLIQVAISLDIPLTDLAINRAEDIDRYLWICLDKRICCICGRKGEIHHVQAIGMGRDRKKVDDSEYLKMCLCREHHIEYHKTGRVNFENKHHVHGVKYKED
- a CDS encoding transcriptional regulator — protein: MSYNFKDKDDLRDFLVDELINTSEATKILDCTRQNIDDLVRRKKLVPIKVFPRDRIFFKSDVLSRLSDKEG
- a CDS encoding sigma factor-like helix-turn-helix DNA-binding protein gives rise to the protein MQIKDSYYKSTEKLLYNYNMLKVSIENMNAEIRELESESGVTSIDYESEKIAPTNKIGNPTEEVAIKNITSIDLLKKRIEKTQDKIDKMDRAIEKLSESEKQIITMRYIDGKQWFEIAYEANYNERWCKELRKRAIKKLTIGVYGYTALIEHQFIENI